In Panacibacter ginsenosidivorans, the following proteins share a genomic window:
- a CDS encoding putative type IX sorting system protein PorV2, with amino-acid sequence MSLKTKLLIVCMLAGLGAGAQFRKYSNEFLNIGAGARGLGMGGAQVASTEDGSAGYWNPAGLVYVYEHPAVSFMHADYFAGIGKYDYINAAIPLNDKYKTLGISLLRFGVDDIPNTLYLVEPDGSINYNNIQSFSSADYAFIISYSHLFKDDDNSKVQMSWGANTKIIYRKVGTFANAWGFGFDAGFMYKTPKWRLGIAARDVTSTFNAWSFNFSDREKEVLYLTNNDIPVRSTELTSPTLVLGYAYNFRLAEKVHLLAETNLNMTFDGKRNTIISADPVSIDPKFGIEANINDVFYLRGGISNFQQALADGDTLNQKKVWIFQPSIGAGFKVGNVTIDYAFTNLANQGSPLYSHIFSLRLDIMPKKTTPKEKKNDGVPELPKPVKEKKKKVFYPG; translated from the coding sequence ATGAGCCTGAAAACGAAACTGCTGATTGTGTGTATGCTTGCCGGTTTGGGTGCTGGTGCGCAGTTCAGGAAATATTCCAATGAATTTTTAAATATTGGTGCAGGTGCCCGTGGCCTTGGTATGGGCGGTGCACAGGTGGCAAGTACCGAAGATGGGAGTGCAGGTTACTGGAACCCCGCCGGGCTGGTGTATGTATATGAGCATCCGGCCGTTTCTTTTATGCATGCCGATTATTTTGCAGGCATCGGCAAATACGATTACATCAATGCGGCCATTCCGCTGAATGATAAATATAAAACACTGGGCATATCGCTGTTGCGTTTTGGCGTAGATGATATTCCCAACACACTTTACCTTGTAGAGCCGGACGGTTCTATTAACTACAATAACATACAGAGTTTTTCTTCGGCAGACTATGCGTTCATTATTTCTTACTCGCACCTGTTCAAAGACGATGATAACAGTAAAGTACAAATGAGTTGGGGCGCCAATACAAAGATCATTTATCGCAAAGTAGGCACGTTCGCCAATGCATGGGGTTTTGGTTTTGATGCAGGCTTTATGTACAAAACACCCAAGTGGCGTTTGGGTATTGCGGCAAGAGATGTAACCAGTACGTTTAATGCATGGAGTTTTAATTTCAGCGACAGAGAAAAAGAAGTGCTTTACCTGACCAACAATGATATACCGGTGCGCAGTACAGAACTTACATCGCCAACGCTTGTGCTGGGTTATGCATATAATTTTAGATTAGCAGAGAAGGTTCACCTGCTGGCAGAAACTAACCTGAACATGACTTTTGATGGTAAACGAAACACCATCATCAGCGCAGACCCGGTGAGTATTGATCCTAAGTTTGGTATTGAAGCCAATATAAACGATGTGTTTTATTTACGTGGTGGTATCTCTAATTTTCAACAGGCACTGGCAGATGGCGATACACTAAATCAGAAAAAGGTGTGGATCTTTCAGCCAAGCATTGGCGCAGGTTTTAAAGTAGGCAATGTAACCATAGATTACGCGTTTACTAATTTAGCCAACCAGGGTAGCCCATTGTATTCGCATATATTTTCTTTGCGGTTAGACATTATGCCGAAAAAAACTACGCCCAAAGAAAAAAAGAATGATGGTGTACCGGAGTTACCAAAACCTGTAAAAGAGAAAAAGAAAAAAGTATTTTATCCGGGATAA
- a CDS encoding dihydrofolate reductase family protein, whose protein sequence is MTTDTFKVTIHMVSSLDGIIAKKDNSVSWFETSDRYEKGVEITEQDIGKFLKTIDCYVMGARTYEHALELSKSYGWAYGDTPTIVVTHRDLPVNRQNIEIYSGDLKKLVEERLKPNYRNVWLAGGAMLVKDFIRLKLADEIRLSVLPVILGDGTLFFDHVEQEQGLHLKEVTAYKTGMVELWYEIKKD, encoded by the coding sequence ATGACTACAGATACATTTAAAGTAACGATACATATGGTTTCGAGTCTTGACGGAATTATTGCTAAAAAAGACAATAGCGTTTCTTGGTTTGAGACATCTGACCGTTATGAGAAAGGAGTTGAAATTACTGAGCAGGATATAGGAAAATTTCTTAAAACAATAGATTGCTATGTGATGGGGGCACGAACATACGAACATGCCCTTGAACTTTCGAAATCTTATGGCTGGGCTTACGGAGACACTCCAACAATAGTAGTAACTCACAGAGACCTGCCTGTTAATAGACAGAACATTGAAATTTATTCTGGCGATCTTAAAAAACTTGTAGAAGAACGGCTAAAACCAAACTACAGAAATGTTTGGCTTGCAGGCGGAGCAATGCTTGTTAAAGATTTTATTCGTTTAAAACTGGCAGACGAAATAAGGTTATCTGTTCTGCCTGTTATTTTGGGTGATGGAACTCTTTTTTTTGACCATGTGGAACAAGAACAAGGATTACATTTAAAAGAAGTAACAGCTTACAAAACCGGAATGGTGGAATTATGGTATGAAATAAAAAAAGATTAG
- the glmM gene encoding phosphoglucosamine mutase, which produces MALIKSISGIRGTIGGKPGETLSPLDVVKFTAAYGTWLLKNQPENKKVVIGRDGRISGEMVQRLVVSTLNAVGINVIDLGLSTTPTVEMAVISYKAAGGIILTASHNPKEWNALKLLNDKGEFISGEDGKKLLDIAASENFNFVHVDKLGSYTVDETSLQQHIDAVVNYPLVDVAAIKKQKFKIVIDAINSTGAIAVPALLKALGVKDIIVLNEEVNGKFAHNPEPLPQHLTGLCNEVNKQNAHLGIAVDPDVDRLCFVCEDGSLFGEEYTLVAVADYVLQHRKGNTVSNMSSTRALKDVTTKHGGEYFPSAVGEVNVVTRMKEVNAVIGGEGNGGIIVPDLHYGRDALIGIALFLTYMAQTKKSATQLRRLYPDYFMSKNKIELDNGIDVKKVFSHIQKKYKNHPINTEDGLKIEFDNDWVHLRTSNTEPIIRIYAESNFETTAGNIAKRLMQDIRESM; this is translated from the coding sequence ATGGCTTTGATCAAAAGCATTTCCGGTATACGGGGTACAATTGGTGGCAAACCTGGTGAAACATTAAGTCCCCTCGATGTAGTAAAGTTTACTGCTGCTTATGGAACATGGTTGCTAAAAAATCAGCCCGAAAACAAAAAGGTGGTTATTGGCAGGGATGGCCGTATAAGTGGTGAGATGGTGCAGCGCCTTGTCGTAAGTACATTGAACGCTGTTGGTATTAATGTAATTGATCTTGGATTAAGCACCACACCTACTGTTGAAATGGCTGTTATTTCATACAAGGCTGCCGGTGGTATTATTCTTACTGCAAGCCACAATCCAAAAGAATGGAATGCATTAAAATTACTAAATGATAAAGGAGAATTTATCAGCGGAGAAGATGGCAAAAAATTACTGGATATTGCCGCCTCTGAAAATTTCAATTTTGTACACGTTGATAAACTTGGTTCTTATACCGTTGATGAAACTTCATTACAACAACATATTGATGCAGTAGTTAATTACCCGCTGGTTGATGTTGCTGCCATAAAAAAACAAAAATTCAAAATTGTTATAGATGCAATTAACAGCACTGGCGCTATTGCTGTACCTGCTTTATTAAAAGCGTTGGGTGTAAAGGATATTATCGTTTTAAATGAAGAAGTAAACGGAAAATTTGCGCATAACCCGGAGCCGCTCCCCCAGCATCTTACAGGCTTGTGCAATGAAGTAAATAAGCAAAATGCACATCTTGGTATCGCTGTTGATCCTGATGTGGACCGCCTTTGTTTTGTTTGCGAAGATGGTTCATTGTTTGGTGAAGAATATACGTTGGTTGCGGTAGCAGATTATGTTTTGCAGCACAGAAAAGGAAACACGGTTAGTAATATGTCATCTACCCGTGCATTGAAAGATGTAACAACAAAACATGGTGGCGAATATTTCCCCAGTGCAGTTGGTGAAGTAAATGTGGTAACAAGGATGAAAGAAGTTAACGCCGTAATTGGTGGTGAAGGAAATGGCGGCATCATTGTTCCTGACCTGCATTATGGCCGTGATGCATTGATTGGTATTGCGCTCTTTCTTACATATATGGCGCAAACAAAAAAGAGTGCTACACAACTGCGCCGTTTATATCCTGATTACTTCATGAGTAAGAACAAGATCGAGCTTGATAATGGTATCGATGTAAAAAAGGTTTTTAGTCACATACAAAAGAAATACAAGAATCATCCCATCAATACTGAAGACGGTTTAAAGATCGAATTCGATAACGATTGGGTTCACCTCCGTACCAGCAATACAGAACCCATCATCCGCATTTATGCAGAAAGCAATTTCGAAACCACTGCAGGCAATATAGCCAAACGCCTTATGCAGGATATAAGAGAAAGCATGTAA
- a CDS encoding class I SAM-dependent methyltransferase: MMKEWYKEWFSSPYYDILYYKRNEQEAAAFIQLLINHLNPAPGSLMLDVACGKGRHSRVLADMGFDVTGIDISETAITEAKKTETENLHFFSHDMRLPFFINYFDYAFNFFTSFGYFHTNREHNNSIRTIAQSLKPGGLFVIDYLNVHYAEDHLVKNELMTLDSTPFNISRWHNETHFFKQIQIEKNGRHNLKHLYTEKVAKFSLGDFTDMLAYQNMQVQDVFGDYHLGHYNVRKSPRMIIIAKKIMH, encoded by the coding sequence ATGATGAAAGAATGGTATAAAGAATGGTTCAGCTCTCCTTATTACGATATATTATATTACAAGCGTAATGAGCAGGAAGCCGCTGCCTTTATACAATTACTCATTAATCATTTAAACCCGGCACCCGGCAGTTTAATGCTTGATGTGGCTTGTGGAAAAGGTCGCCACAGCCGTGTACTTGCCGACATGGGTTTTGATGTTACCGGCATAGATATTTCAGAAACGGCCATTACCGAAGCCAAAAAAACAGAAACAGAGAACCTGCATTTTTTTTCTCACGATATGCGCCTTCCTTTTTTTATTAATTATTTTGATTACGCATTTAATTTCTTTACCAGCTTTGGTTATTTCCATACAAACAGAGAGCATAATAATTCCATCCGAACCATCGCACAAAGCCTTAAGCCCGGTGGCCTTTTTGTTATAGATTATCTTAACGTGCATTATGCAGAAGACCACCTGGTAAAAAATGAATTGATGACATTAGATAGCACACCTTTTAATATCTCCCGCTGGCACAATGAAACGCATTTTTTCAAGCAGATACAAATTGAGAAAAATGGCCGTCATAATTTAAAGCACCTCTACACAGAAAAAGTTGCCAAGTTTTCTTTAGGAGATTTTACTGATATGCTGGCTTACCAAAACATGCAGGTACAGGATGTTTTTGGAGATTACCATCTTGGCCATTACAATGTAAGAAAGTCTCCACGCATGATTATTATTGCAAAGAAAATTATGCATTGA
- a CDS encoding phosphatase PAP2 family protein has product MLLLDTSVSAWSQFFENIKLWDQWLFIKINTVWTNDFLNSVYPWWRDSNTWIPLYLFLALFAFINFGWRVWPWVIFFIITVALTDQLSSNLIKNFIQRPRPCNDEDFMGNVNALLGHCSGGYSFPSSHATNHFGMACFIYFTMKQYFKKWGYLFFVWAATIAYGQVYIGIHYPLDILGGAVIGSLVGMMTASVFNRRIGLPELKIYSQSSVVNSE; this is encoded by the coding sequence ATGCTTTTACTTGATACAAGTGTTTCTGCCTGGTCTCAATTCTTTGAAAATATAAAGCTTTGGGATCAATGGCTTTTTATAAAAATAAACACTGTCTGGACAAATGATTTTCTCAACAGCGTTTATCCATGGTGGCGTGATTCCAACACATGGATACCACTTTATTTATTCCTTGCCTTATTTGCTTTTATAAATTTTGGCTGGCGTGTATGGCCATGGGTTATATTTTTTATTATCACCGTTGCTTTAACCGATCAGCTTAGCAGCAATCTTATCAAAAATTTTATACAACGTCCACGACCTTGCAATGATGAAGACTTTATGGGAAATGTAAATGCATTACTGGGGCATTGCTCCGGTGGTTATAGTTTTCCATCTTCTCATGCCACCAATCATTTTGGTATGGCTTGCTTTATTTACTTTACCATGAAGCAATATTTTAAAAAATGGGGCTACCTGTTTTTTGTTTGGGCTGCAACGATTGCTTACGGACAAGTATATATAGGCATACATTACCCATTAGATATTTTGGGCGGTGCTGTTATTGGTAGTTTAGTTGGTATGATGACAGCCTCTGTTTTTAACAGGAGAATAGGATTGCCGGAATTGAAAATTTATAGCCAATCGTCAGTGGTCAATAGTGAATAA
- a CDS encoding HupE/UreJ family protein gives MSDFSIFFPMGIEHITDLNGLDHILFIAALCLRYVIDDWKKILVLVTAFTIGHSITLALSTLSVIDVPRIWTEFFIAVTIVITAISNCFVKDFKFKSKYPVIYFFALFFGLIHGLGFSTLLKSMLGKDQSIVMQLLAFNLGLEVGQIIIVAGILIISFILVTMFRVNRKNYLLFVSGGIAALALEMALQRIP, from the coding sequence ATGAGTGATTTCAGCATCTTTTTTCCAATGGGCATTGAGCACATTACAGATCTCAATGGCCTGGATCATATTTTATTTATTGCAGCACTCTGCCTGCGTTATGTAATTGACGACTGGAAAAAAATACTTGTACTGGTAACTGCATTCACTATTGGGCATTCCATTACACTTGCATTGAGCACTCTAAGCGTAATTGATGTACCACGTATATGGACAGAATTTTTTATAGCAGTTACAATAGTCATCACCGCCATCAGCAATTGCTTTGTAAAAGATTTTAAGTTTAAGAGTAAATACCCGGTTATTTATTTTTTTGCATTGTTCTTTGGATTAATTCACGGCCTTGGTTTCAGTACTTTGCTAAAAAGTATGCTGGGCAAAGATCAGAGCATTGTAATGCAGTTGCTCGCATTCAATCTTGGTCTTGAGGTGGGGCAGATAATTATTGTAGCAGGCATCTTAATTATTTCTTTTATACTCGTAACCATGTTTCGGGTAAACAGGAAAAATTATTTGTTGTTTGTAAGTGGTGGCATTGCAGCATTGGCGTTGGAAATGGCGTTGCAGAGAATACCGTAA
- a CDS encoding cysteine desulfurase family protein: MTRIYLDNAATTSLDPQVLEAMMPYLTTHFGNPSSIYSYGRESRLAIENARKSVAKILNAHPAEIFFTSGGTESSNTAIIASVRDLGCKHIITSSIEHHATLHTVEYLYHSGEVALSYVKLLPNGHIDLEDLEKLLAGSQEKCLVTLMHANNEIGNILDIHAVGELCKMYSAIFHSDTVQTVGHFPFDLRNTPVHFITGAGHKFHGPKGVGILYVNENVKIKPYVHGGSQERNMRAGTENLYGIVGFAKALELATANYETESNYIKGLKIYMMEQLKKHIKGISFNGDVLGRSLYTVLNVSFPKTEKSEMILFNLDINNICASGGSACTSGADTGSHVIRAINNNPNQVAVRFSFSKHNTKDEIDIVVEKLKEII, translated from the coding sequence ATGACTCGTATTTATTTAGATAACGCGGCAACAACTTCACTTGATCCGCAAGTGCTTGAAGCAATGATGCCATATCTTACCACGCATTTTGGTAATCCTTCTTCTATTTACAGTTATGGTAGAGAAAGCAGGCTGGCCATAGAGAACGCAAGAAAAAGTGTAGCAAAAATTTTGAATGCACATCCTGCAGAAATATTTTTCACCAGCGGTGGCACAGAAAGCAGCAACACTGCCATCATTGCATCTGTAAGAGATCTTGGTTGCAAACATATCATTACATCTTCTATTGAACATCACGCAACACTACATACAGTTGAATATCTATATCATAGTGGTGAAGTTGCATTGAGTTATGTAAAACTTTTACCGAATGGTCATATAGATCTTGAAGACCTCGAAAAACTACTTGCCGGAAGCCAGGAGAAATGTCTGGTAACGCTGATGCATGCCAATAACGAGATCGGTAACATACTGGACATACATGCAGTTGGTGAATTATGTAAAATGTACAGCGCCATATTTCACAGCGATACAGTGCAAACGGTGGGTCATTTTCCTTTTGATCTTCGTAATACGCCAGTACATTTTATTACAGGCGCCGGTCATAAATTTCATGGGCCAAAAGGCGTGGGCATTTTATATGTAAATGAAAATGTAAAGATCAAACCTTATGTGCATGGCGGGTCGCAGGAACGCAACATGCGTGCAGGCACTGAAAATCTTTATGGAATAGTTGGCTTTGCCAAAGCGCTTGAATTAGCAACAGCTAACTATGAAACAGAAAGCAATTATATAAAAGGACTGAAAATATATATGATGGAACAATTGAAGAAACATATTAAAGGTATTTCATTCAATGGAGATGTATTGGGCAGGAGTTTATATACGGTATTAAATGTAAGTTTCCCCAAAACAGAAAAAAGCGAAATGATATTATTCAACCTTGATATTAATAATATTTGTGCAAGTGGTGGTAGTGCATGCACCAGCGGCGCAGACACAGGGAGCCATGTTATCCGTGCCATCAACAATAATCCCAATCAGGTGGCAGTGCGTTTTTCTTTTAGCAAGCATAATACAAAAGACGAGATTGATATTGTAGTTGAAAAATTAAAAGAGATCATATAA
- a CDS encoding hemolysin family protein, translated as MAEILIILGLILLNGVFAMAEIALVSARKARLEAQANKGDARAKEALALANHPDKFISTTQIGITLIGILNGIFSGENIKGGLVEFFSRFETFKPYSNGLATTVVVIIITYFSLVLGELVPKRIGLSNPEGIAKALAAPMRVLTYITYPFIWFLTKSSSLLIRLFNIKKDEGHVTEEEIKAIISEGTEQGTIDEAEQEIIERVFHLGDRNITSLMTHRSDIVWLDMNSKVAGIKELSDEMVHSIYPVCDGTIDAIKGVASLKDIFRVSPETLVKEVMKPAFYVPENNSAYQLLEKFKQTRMHYAFIVDEYGTLQGIITLNNILEAIVGDISEPHEEDYEIVEREDGSYLIDAQIPYYNFLSYFNKTDWIDEEQEFDTLAGFILDHLERIPVTGDKLDWRGFGFEIVDMDNHRIDKLLVTISEKLKAELEEE; from the coding sequence ATGGCTGAAATACTTATAATACTGGGGCTGATCTTACTTAATGGCGTTTTTGCCATGGCAGAAATAGCACTGGTCTCGGCAAGAAAAGCAAGGCTGGAAGCCCAGGCAAACAAAGGCGATGCAAGGGCAAAGGAGGCGCTGGCATTAGCTAATCACCCTGATAAATTTATCTCCACCACGCAGATTGGCATAACGCTGATCGGTATTCTGAACGGTATCTTCTCGGGCGAAAATATAAAGGGCGGACTGGTTGAGTTTTTCAGCCGGTTTGAAACATTTAAACCTTACAGTAATGGTTTGGCAACAACTGTTGTGGTAATAATCATTACGTATTTCTCCCTTGTATTGGGAGAACTTGTTCCAAAGCGTATAGGCCTCAGTAATCCTGAAGGTATTGCCAAAGCACTTGCAGCTCCTATGCGGGTACTTACCTATATTACTTATCCTTTTATCTGGTTCCTCACCAAGTCAAGCAGCCTGCTGATACGGCTGTTTAATATCAAAAAGGACGAAGGTCATGTTACCGAAGAAGAAATAAAAGCCATCATCAGCGAAGGAACAGAGCAGGGCACTATTGATGAGGCAGAGCAGGAAATAATAGAACGGGTATTTCATTTGGGAGACAGGAATATTACTTCTTTAATGACACACCGCAGCGATATTGTATGGCTTGATATGAACAGTAAAGTTGCAGGTATTAAAGAATTATCTGATGAAATGGTGCACTCCATATACCCGGTGTGCGACGGAACTATTGATGCGATAAAAGGTGTGGCTTCTTTAAAAGATATATTCAGGGTATCGCCGGAAACACTGGTGAAAGAGGTAATGAAACCTGCGTTTTATGTTCCTGAAAATAATTCTGCTTACCAGTTACTGGAAAAGTTTAAGCAAACAAGAATGCACTATGCATTCATTGTAGATGAGTATGGAACATTGCAGGGCATTATTACACTTAATAATATCCTGGAAGCAATTGTTGGCGACATATCTGAGCCGCATGAAGAAGATTATGAAATTGTGGAAAGAGAAGATGGGTCTTATTTAATAGATGCACAAATACCTTACTACAATTTCCTGAGTTACTTTAATAAAACAGACTGGATTGATGAAGAACAGGAATTCGATACGCTTGCTGGTTTTATTTTAGATCATCTTGAACGTATTCCGGTAACTGGCGATAAACTTGACTGGCGTGGTTTTGGCTTTGAAATAGTGGATATGGATAATCATCGTATAGACAAATTGCTGGTAACTATTTCTGAAAAACTAAAAGCAGAATTAGAAGAGGAATAA
- a CDS encoding DUF6702 family protein yields MANTLYQWLVVSVAALLHPFFVSMTDINYNDNTKSLEISVRIFTDDFENTLRKYHQDKIDILHPANQEQMNGYVRDYIQQHLQMKVNDKAVQLNFVGYEQQSESIWAYFEVNKVDKVTKVEIVNNLLHDYNTNQINMMHIKVKDNEQSDKLNYPATNAVFSF; encoded by the coding sequence ATGGCAAATACATTATATCAATGGCTTGTTGTGAGTGTTGCAGCGCTTTTGCATCCTTTTTTTGTTTCCATGACGGACATTAATTATAATGATAATACTAAGTCGCTGGAAATTAGTGTGCGCATCTTTACAGATGATTTTGAAAACACACTGCGCAAATATCACCAGGATAAAATAGATATTTTACATCCTGCCAACCAGGAACAAATGAATGGATATGTAAGGGATTATATTCAACAACATTTACAAATGAAAGTAAATGACAAAGCTGTGCAATTAAACTTTGTAGGTTATGAGCAGCAGAGTGAAAGTATCTGGGCTTACTTTGAAGTAAATAAAGTGGATAAAGTAACTAAAGTGGAAATAGTGAATAATCTTTTACATGACTATAATACCAACCAGATAAACATGATGCATATAAAAGTAAAGGACAATGAACAAAGTGATAAACTGAATTATCCGGCGACCAATGCAGTGTTTAGCTTTTGA
- a CDS encoding M1 family metallopeptidase, with protein MRKLMFCTIALFAFNATEAQNIQNNPGSNHGNKFEQLGTILPTPNEYRTASGAPGPKYWQQRCDYDIKCSLDEVNQKLTGSEKVTYFNNSPDVLTYLWLQLDENEHSSVNNSGYQTSSSMQQNVNVAMLDRADENKTDNGYGDKITKLTDATGKVLKYTINKTMMRVELPIPLKPGQQFIFNLDWNYHISDRFKYNGRGGYEYFPEDGNYLFTMTQWYPRLCVYSDFQGWQNHQFVGSGEFALTFGNFKVQMTVPADHVVGGTGECQNYQQVLDAKHFARWQQAQTAKEPLQIFTLDEAKAAETKKSSATKTWIFKADMVRDFAWTSSRKFVWDAMPAYVEGKKVMCMSYYGKEAYNLYSKYSTKLVAHTVKSYSHFTFPYPYPVAQSVEASNGMEYPMICFNYGRTEKDGTYSEATKNGMVGVIIHEVGHNFFPMIVNSDERQWTWMDEGLNTFCEYLTEELYDNKFPSRRGPAYTIVDYMKMPKDQLEPIMTNSENIIQFGPNAYSKPSTGLNILRETIMGRELFDYAFKTYAQRWAFKHPTPADLFRTMEDASAEDLDWFWRGWFYGTDPCDIAIDSVKAFKADVNAEPKLTSRGPAERGIDKPAVPAFDDISKVRNREDKNIKFLTDADTSLRDFYWRYDRGMEAYDSSYKFKTTPPSFDAMDDAAKQKYAGKYLYEVSFSNKGGLVMPIILQWTYADGTKETERIAVQIWRKDENHVKKLFVKDKEVVSVLLDPMKETADIDVTNNTWPKVDAASNFSIYKAKQAARGQSQGLNPMQKAAQK; from the coding sequence ATGAGAAAATTAATGTTTTGTACAATTGCACTCTTTGCTTTTAATGCAACAGAAGCGCAGAACATTCAGAACAACCCGGGTTCAAATCATGGAAATAAGTTTGAACAACTGGGCACTATTCTTCCTACACCAAATGAATATCGTACAGCAAGTGGTGCGCCGGGCCCAAAGTACTGGCAGCAACGTTGTGATTATGATATCAAATGTTCATTGGATGAAGTGAATCAGAAATTAACGGGCAGCGAAAAAGTTACTTACTTCAATAATTCGCCGGATGTATTAACGTATTTGTGGTTGCAGTTAGATGAGAACGAGCATAGCAGTGTAAATAACTCCGGCTATCAGACTTCTTCATCAATGCAACAAAATGTAAATGTTGCTATGCTTGACAGGGCCGATGAAAATAAAACAGATAATGGTTACGGTGATAAAATAACAAAGCTTACAGATGCAACCGGCAAAGTATTGAAATATACGATCAACAAAACAATGATGCGTGTAGAATTGCCAATACCGTTAAAACCCGGGCAGCAGTTTATATTTAATCTTGATTGGAATTATCATATCTCTGATCGTTTTAAATACAATGGCCGCGGTGGCTATGAATATTTCCCGGAAGATGGCAATTATTTATTTACCATGACGCAGTGGTATCCGCGTCTTTGTGTGTACAGCGATTTCCAGGGCTGGCAAAATCACCAGTTTGTTGGCAGTGGTGAGTTTGCATTAACGTTCGGTAATTTTAAAGTGCAGATGACAGTGCCTGCAGATCATGTAGTTGGAGGAACTGGCGAATGTCAGAATTATCAACAGGTATTAGATGCAAAACATTTTGCACGCTGGCAACAGGCACAAACTGCAAAAGAACCTTTGCAGATATTTACATTGGATGAAGCAAAAGCTGCTGAAACAAAAAAGAGTTCTGCAACAAAGACATGGATCTTTAAAGCAGATATGGTACGTGATTTTGCATGGACATCTTCCCGCAAATTTGTGTGGGATGCAATGCCTGCTTATGTAGAAGGAAAGAAAGTAATGTGTATGAGTTATTATGGCAAAGAGGCTTATAATTTGTACAGCAAGTATTCTACAAAGCTTGTGGCACATACTGTAAAATCATATTCGCATTTTACTTTTCCTTATCCTTATCCGGTAGCGCAAAGTGTGGAAGCAAGCAATGGAATGGAATACCCGATGATCTGCTTTAACTATGGCCGTACAGAAAAAGATGGCACGTATAGTGAAGCAACAAAAAATGGAATGGTAGGAGTGATCATTCATGAAGTTGGCCACAACTTTTTCCCTATGATCGTTAACAGCGATGAACGTCAGTGGACATGGATGGATGAAGGCTTAAATACTTTCTGCGAATATCTTACAGAAGAATTGTACGATAATAAATTCCCATCCCGTCGTGGCCCTGCATATACCATTGTTGATTATATGAAGATGCCGAAAGATCAATTGGAACCTATCATGACCAACAGTGAAAACATTATACAGTTTGGGCCGAATGCATATTCAAAACCCTCAACAGGTTTAAACATTTTACGCGAAACGATCATGGGTCGCGAACTGTTTGATTATGCATTTAAAACATACGCACAACGCTGGGCATTTAAACATCCAACGCCTGCTGATCTTTTCCGCACGATGGAAGATGCCAGTGCAGAAGATCTCGACTGGTTCTGGAGAGGCTGGTTTTACGGCACCGATCCCTGTGATATTGCTATTGACAGTGTAAAAGCATTTAAAGCAGATGTAAATGCAGAACCAAAATTAACATCAAGAGGCCCTGCAGAAAGAGGCATTGATAAACCCGCCGTTCCTGCATTTGATGATATATCCAAAGTAAGAAACAGGGAAGACAAGAACATCAAATTTCTTACAGATGCAGACACCAGCCTGCGTGATTTTTACTGGCGTTACGATCGTGGTATGGAAGCTTATGATTCTTCTTATAAATTTAAAACCACACCACCTTCTTTCGATGCAATGGATGATGCAGCAAAGCAAAAATATGCAGGTAAATATTTGTACGAAGTTTCTTTCAGCAACAAAGGTGGTTTGGTAATGCCCATTATTTTACAATGGACCTATGCTGATGGTACAAAAGAAACAGAACGCATTGCAGTACAGATCTGGCGCAAAGATGAGAACCATGTAAAGAAACTTTTTGTAAAAGATAAAGAAGTGGTGTCTGTGTTGTTAGACCCCATGAAAGAAACTGCAGATATTGATGTTACCAATAACACATGGCCAAAGGTAGATGCAGCAAGTAATTTTAGTATTTACAAAGCAAAGCAGGCAGCACGCGGCCAAAGCCAGGGATTGAATCCTATGCAGAAAGCTGCTCAGAAATAG